The Chitinophagales bacterium genome contains a region encoding:
- a CDS encoding ribonuclease Z yields the protein MNSCKFEITVLGSNSAIPSHGRHPTSQVLNHNEKYYLIDCGEGTQMQLSTYKIKRSKINHIFISHLHGDHYYGLIGLLTSYHLLKRPEPLHIYGPKGLKEVIDLNFQYSDTHLSYELISHEISYGENLIFDSDEISVTTIPMKHRIPCCGFLFREKKSGRKILADKMEEYEIPYSMIPDLKKGYDITINGLSILNQEVTADPPLPRSYAFCSDTKSNEDIIPQISNADLLYHEATFMEESVERAALTFHSTAFQAALIARKANVKRLLIGHFSAKYTELNGICKEAQSIFSNTDVAIEGEKYSIGEIQWPRNPKTAVTTAV from the coding sequence ATGAACTCCTGTAAGTTTGAGATTACCGTTTTAGGAAGCAATTCTGCTATTCCTTCACATGGCCGTCACCCAACTTCCCAGGTACTTAACCACAACGAAAAATATTATCTTATTGATTGCGGAGAAGGTACGCAAATGCAGCTAAGTACCTATAAAATCAAACGAAGTAAAATCAACCACATTTTTATCAGTCACCTCCATGGTGATCATTATTACGGATTAATCGGCCTTCTCACTTCTTATCATTTATTAAAACGGCCTGAACCGTTGCACATTTACGGACCAAAAGGATTAAAAGAAGTGATTGATCTTAATTTTCAATATTCCGATACTCATCTTTCATATGAATTAATTTCACACGAAATCAGCTACGGCGAGAATTTAATTTTTGATTCTGATGAAATTTCCGTAACCACTATTCCTATGAAGCATCGGATTCCCTGCTGCGGCTTTCTCTTTCGTGAAAAGAAGTCAGGCAGAAAAATTCTTGCTGACAAAATGGAGGAGTACGAGATTCCATATTCGATGATTCCCGATTTAAAAAAAGGATATGATATTACCATCAATGGACTTTCAATATTAAACCAGGAAGTAACTGCTGATCCACCTTTGCCGCGTTCCTATGCATTTTGCTCGGATACTAAATCAAATGAAGATATCATACCTCAAATAAGCAATGCCGATCTACTTTACCATGAAGCTACTTTTATGGAAGAATCGGTTGAACGTGCAGCTTTAACTTTTCATTCAACTGCGTTTCAGGCCGCATTAATTGCAAGGAAAGCAAATGTGAAAAGGTTATTGATAGGTCACTTTTCTGCAAAATATACCGAATTGAACGGGATATGTAAAGAAGCACAAAGTATTTTCAGCAATACTGATGTCGCAATAGAAGGAGAAAAATATTCAATCGGGGAAATCCAATGGCCCCGGAATCCAAAAACGGCCGTTACTACAGCAGTTTAA
- a CDS encoding STAS domain-containing protein, giving the protein MKFGIDKQEKFSVFTLDEEKLNAQVAPLLKSEMILLNAEGIRNIIFDMGPIKFVDSSGLSSILITNRLCNNAKGTLVLSSVSEQVMRLIKISQLDTILHIVPSLQEAKDLVLMEEIERDLSDGIEA; this is encoded by the coding sequence ATGAAGTTCGGAATTGATAAACAGGAAAAGTTCAGTGTATTCACCCTGGATGAAGAAAAATTGAACGCACAGGTTGCACCATTGCTGAAATCGGAGATGATATTATTAAATGCAGAAGGGATCAGAAATATAATTTTTGATATGGGCCCTATAAAATTTGTTGACTCCAGCGGATTAAGCTCGATTCTGATCACCAACAGGTTATGTAATAATGCAAAAGGAACTCTTGTATTATCGAGTGTTTCAGAACAAGTAATGCGGCTGATAAAGATATCTCAGTTAGACACTATTCTTCATATTGTTCCGTCTCTTCAGGAAGCGAAAGACCTTGTATTAATGGAAGAAATAGAGCGCGACTTAAGTGACGGAATTGAAGCATAA
- a CDS encoding ATP-dependent Clp protease ATP-binding subunit: MEAKFSPKVKEVITYSREEALRLGHDFIGTEHLLLGLIREGEGLAIKVLKSMDVDIILLRKAIEDSIRDRAIHNHNVNVNNLPLTKQAEKVLKITILEAKVLKSDTIGTEHLILSILKNKDNVVSEVLSRFELDYDAFKSELDFLQQEIKSETPHEHQEEDDSFEEEKSRGGSTTRKAPAAKSRTPVLDNFGRDITKQAEEGTLDPIVGRDIEIERVSQILSRRKKNNPILIGEPGVGKTAIVEGLALRIHQRKVSRVLFDKRIVMLDLAALVAGTKYRGQFEERMKAIMNELEKNRDVILFIDEIHTIVGAGGATGSLDASNIFKPALARGELQCIGASTLDEYRQYIEKDGALDRRFQKVLIDPPSAEETIIILNNIKSKYEDFHNVSYVGDAIDACVKLSNRYITDRLLPDKAIDVMDEVGAKVHLKNIHVPQSILDLEKKIEDIKVEKNRVVKSQRYEEAAKLRDTEKKLIEELEHAKNMWEEETKVKRYPVTEEDIAEVVAMMTGIPVKRVAQSESHKLLNMADELKGSVVGQQEAILKITKAIQRNRAGLKDPKKPIGSFVFLGPTGVGKTELAKVLARYLFDSEDALVRIDMSEYMEKFSVSRLIGAPPGYVGYEEGGQLTEKVRRKPYCVILLDEIEKAHPDVYGILLQVLDDGILTDGLGRKVDFKNSLIIMTSNIGARQLKDFGQGIGFATATKEDQADTHSKVVIENALKRTFSPEFLNRIDDVVIFNSLTKEHIFQIIDIMLKDVYKRMTSLGYKLDISDKAKEFIAERGYDSKYGARPLLRAIQKYLEDPLAEELLNSAMKPGDTIVVDLDPADSEKLKTIVSLPKEEKMDA; this comes from the coding sequence ATGGAAGCAAAATTTTCACCTAAGGTAAAAGAAGTCATCACCTATAGCAGAGAGGAAGCTTTGAGGCTGGGTCATGATTTTATTGGAACAGAGCATCTGTTGCTGGGGCTTATTCGTGAGGGAGAGGGACTTGCAATCAAAGTGTTAAAATCGATGGATGTCGATATTATTCTTCTTCGCAAGGCAATAGAAGATTCAATACGCGACAGGGCCATTCACAACCATAATGTAAATGTGAATAATCTGCCACTTACCAAACAGGCAGAAAAAGTTTTAAAGATTACTATACTTGAAGCAAAAGTGCTGAAGTCAGATACTATTGGCACTGAACATTTAATTCTTTCTATACTGAAAAACAAAGATAATGTAGTTTCAGAGGTGCTTTCCCGGTTTGAGCTCGATTATGATGCCTTTAAATCAGAGCTTGATTTTTTACAGCAGGAAATCAAGTCAGAAACGCCTCATGAGCATCAGGAAGAAGATGATAGCTTTGAAGAGGAAAAATCACGCGGAGGAAGCACTACCCGCAAAGCTCCGGCAGCAAAATCGAGGACGCCGGTTCTGGATAATTTCGGAAGAGATATAACCAAACAGGCGGAAGAGGGAACGCTGGATCCTATTGTTGGGCGCGATATTGAAATTGAGCGGGTCTCTCAAATCTTAAGCAGGAGAAAAAAGAATAACCCCATTCTTATTGGTGAGCCGGGTGTAGGTAAAACAGCAATTGTAGAAGGCCTTGCTTTAAGGATACATCAGCGCAAAGTTTCGCGTGTCTTATTTGATAAGAGAATCGTAATGCTCGATTTGGCGGCCCTGGTAGCAGGTACTAAATACCGTGGCCAGTTTGAAGAGCGCATGAAAGCGATAATGAATGAATTGGAGAAGAACCGCGATGTAATACTGTTCATCGATGAGATTCATACCATTGTAGGTGCAGGCGGCGCCACTGGTTCCCTGGATGCATCTAACATATTTAAACCAGCCCTTGCGCGCGGTGAGCTGCAGTGCATCGGCGCTTCCACATTGGACGAATACCGTCAGTATATTGAAAAGGATGGTGCACTCGATCGTCGCTTTCAAAAAGTACTGATTGATCCGCCTTCAGCTGAAGAAACGATCATTATTCTTAACAACATTAAAAGCAAATACGAAGACTTCCATAATGTATCTTATGTGGGCGATGCCATTGATGCCTGCGTTAAGCTGAGTAACCGCTATATAACGGATCGTCTATTACCCGATAAGGCTATTGATGTAATGGATGAGGTTGGCGCGAAGGTTCACTTAAAAAATATTCATGTTCCTCAAAGCATCCTGGATCTCGAAAAGAAAATAGAAGATATTAAGGTTGAAAAAAACAGGGTGGTAAAAAGTCAGCGGTATGAGGAAGCTGCTAAATTGCGTGATACAGAAAAGAAATTGATAGAAGAACTGGAGCATGCCAAGAACATGTGGGAGGAAGAAACCAAAGTAAAAAGATATCCTGTTACAGAAGAAGATATAGCTGAAGTGGTAGCTATGATGACGGGTATTCCGGTAAAGCGTGTTGCCCAGAGTGAAAGCCATAAATTATTGAATATGGCAGATGAGCTTAAAGGCAGCGTGGTTGGTCAGCAGGAAGCCATTCTTAAAATCACGAAAGCTATTCAGCGAAACCGTGCCGGCCTCAAAGATCCCAAAAAGCCAATTGGCTCATTTGTGTTCCTCGGACCAACGGGTGTAGGTAAAACAGAGCTGGCTAAAGTGCTGGCACGCTATCTTTTCGATAGTGAAGATGCTTTGGTTCGCATTGATATGAGTGAGTATATGGAAAAATTTTCCGTGTCCAGATTGATTGGTGCTCCTCCAGGATATGTGGGATATGAAGAAGGCGGTCAGCTTACTGAAAAGGTCCGGCGCAAACCTTACTGTGTCATTCTTCTCGATGAAATTGAAAAAGCGCACCCCGATGTTTACGGCATTTTGTTACAGGTGCTTGATGATGGAATTTTAACAGATGGCTTAGGTAGAAAAGTGGATTTCAAAAATTCACTGATCATCATGACTTCCAACATTGGTGCCCGCCAGTTGAAGGATTTCGGACAGGGAATTGGATTTGCGACGGCTACCAAAGAAGACCAGGCTGATACCCATTCGAAAGTAGTGATTGAGAATGCGCTTAAGCGTACCTTCTCTCCTGAATTTCTGAATCGTATTGACGACGTGGTAATATTTAATTCTCTTACTAAAGAACATATCTTCCAGATTATAGATATCATGCTGAAAGATGTTTATAAACGTATGACTAGCCTCGGTTACAAGCTTGATATCTCCGATAAAGCAAAGGAATTTATTGCGGAACGTGGCTATGATTCTAAGTATGGTGCAAGGCCATTACTGCGTGCAATTCAAAAATACCTGGAAGATCCATTGGCGGAAGAATTGCTTAATTCTGCGATGAAGCCCGGCGATACAATAGTAGTAGATTTAGATCCTGCAGATAGTGAAAAATTAAAGACCATAGTATCTCTGCCTAAAGAAGAGAAGATGGACGCGTAG
- a CDS encoding HD domain-containing protein — translation MTDYISAEQFILSKLKKELPQNLTYHGLLHVYDVLEAAMRIAGAEKVTEEERNLIRIAVVIHDSGFITLYRGHEEKGCDLARQILPQYGFSGQQIETINGMIMATRLPQQPHAKLERIIADADLDYLGREDFYTIGNTLFSEFIEYGFVKNEREWNELQLKFLRNHHYHTSYCKKLREGEKQQRILEIEKLLND, via the coding sequence ATGACAGACTATATTTCGGCAGAACAGTTTATCCTCAGCAAGCTGAAAAAGGAATTACCCCAAAACCTAACTTACCATGGGTTGCTTCATGTATATGATGTGCTTGAGGCGGCAATGAGGATAGCTGGGGCAGAGAAAGTTACTGAGGAAGAGCGGAATTTAATTCGCATTGCCGTGGTCATTCATGACTCAGGATTTATAACACTTTACCGGGGGCATGAGGAAAAGGGATGCGATCTGGCGCGCCAGATCTTGCCGCAATACGGATTTAGCGGGCAACAGATTGAGACTATTAATGGAATGATAATGGCAACACGCCTTCCACAGCAGCCTCACGCAAAATTAGAGCGAATTATAGCAGATGCCGATTTAGATTATTTGGGAAGAGAAGATTTTTATACTATAGGTAATACGCTCTTTTCAGAATTTATAGAATATGGTTTCGTAAAAAATGAGCGTGAATGGAATGAACTTCAGCTGAAATTTCTGCGAAACCATCATTACCATACCTCTTATTGTAAAAAGCTGCGGGAAGGTGAAAAGCAGCAGCGCATTCTGGAAATTGAAAAACTGCTGAATGATTAA
- a CDS encoding Crp/Fnr family transcriptional regulator: MQTPKLLLIEKVIVLKSLSIFADTPETILAEIAHLVEEVEVLSGFIIFKEGDIGNCMYIIFRGSVRIHKGGQTLTTFNEKEFFGELSLLDPETRSATATAATDCFLLKLDQEPMYDLFESRPEVVQGILKILCRRIRAINQKLFEMGQALPST; this comes from the coding sequence ATGCAAACGCCAAAGCTCCTTTTAATTGAGAAAGTAATTGTGCTTAAATCACTTTCCATTTTTGCCGACACTCCGGAGACCATTCTGGCTGAGATCGCACATCTGGTTGAAGAGGTGGAAGTACTTTCCGGTTTTATTATATTTAAAGAAGGGGATATTGGCAACTGTATGTACATTATCTTCCGTGGTTCAGTAAGGATACACAAGGGTGGGCAAACATTAACTACATTTAATGAAAAGGAATTTTTTGGTGAGCTTTCCTTACTGGATCCTGAAACACGATCAGCCACGGCCACTGCAGCCACAGATTGTTTTTTACTAAAGCTTGACCAGGAACCAATGTATGACCTTTTTGAATCGCGGCCAGAGGTGGTGCAGGGTATTTTAAAAATTTTGTGCAGAAGAATCCGTGCTATAAATCAGAAGTTGTTTGAGATGGGCCAAGCGCTTCCGTCAACTTAA
- a CDS encoding HEAT repeat domain-containing protein: protein MQVPAAFKRLLLIRDEEWVLVTRMFAFEFFQGASIALFLTSSFPLFINYLKQAELPISELSKVFILTSFLLWFFGWLYNKLENMLSVKHITLGVLVFNALSIFLFMLFISGNESGWFYYVMLAWFYVLYLLNNLEFWGLASRLFDVRQSRRLFAIVSAGDIPAKFIGFVAAALVHQIGSQELLWIASGASLLSLLFFHRLISLDIFQTELHTLHVPHTVHTTSSNSAKEFYNLIMGNKLIRQVAIISFFTLCCFLIVNFVFYGYVKKRFETDSSLAEFIAWFLAASTAITLIIKVLFSNRIVNQYGIIRSLLITPVIVAIIAVISFFGNDNVLFYLFGTMAIIIEVLRSAIQSPVLLATLQPLSLHQRLQGHTIMKGIMDPVAFFIIGVLLYVLYHFDNNLNFRILSAIILVMISLWIIWIFSADKNYILTLSAAIRNRSVNERDIQLSDAESFEVLREKVAGNDESDAAFVLRLIKNQHLANKSDLIVIGLKHSSPIVKHEAINAIAEISKQEANNHLHYLFREDADPGIKAAAVRMLSHIESIIDFSPYLHHEDPQIICAAISGIINGRFPLQLDEAEKKLRRLASSLNPINRKCAAEILGEINNKTLQPLILNLLNDPNDEVVRTALQSARRMKSPEIAETILKSFAGKNKTLVFKMLEACGIAAVPVIANFILNNPRNESAGKLINIIGMNGGSESHRILDLMIDQLPLCQSQILHALHLSRFHVNHALQNKYENIARNYLEAAVQLPFKILFLKQQSESELLINALHLELASLRDQLLSVFTLLYDGDKIQRAKTGLKVNTRESIANALELIDQITVKEFSHPFICLYEQKDIGLICAELKKSFREPYLSVSLIYDDILRDKSHDYASWTKACVIYSMVKKKAPVDVYLLEPLRFSVNALLREIANFALDARAMS, encoded by the coding sequence TTGCAAGTCCCTGCTGCTTTTAAACGATTGCTGCTCATTCGGGATGAAGAATGGGTATTGGTAACCCGCATGTTTGCCTTCGAATTTTTTCAGGGAGCTTCCATTGCACTATTTTTAACATCATCTTTCCCGCTGTTTATAAATTATCTCAAACAGGCAGAGCTGCCAATTTCAGAGCTTTCGAAAGTCTTTATTCTCACCTCTTTTCTGCTCTGGTTTTTCGGCTGGTTATACAATAAACTGGAAAATATGTTGTCAGTAAAACATATTACCCTCGGCGTATTAGTTTTCAATGCCCTGAGCATATTCCTTTTTATGCTATTCATTTCAGGCAATGAATCTGGATGGTTTTATTACGTGATGCTTGCCTGGTTTTATGTGCTGTACCTTTTAAATAACCTGGAATTCTGGGGCCTTGCTTCCCGTTTATTTGATGTACGTCAAAGCAGAAGGTTATTTGCCATTGTAAGTGCTGGGGATATCCCGGCTAAATTTATTGGATTTGTGGCAGCAGCTTTAGTGCACCAGATCGGTAGTCAGGAATTATTGTGGATAGCTTCAGGGGCATCGCTTCTTTCACTCCTTTTTTTTCACCGTTTAATTTCCCTGGATATTTTTCAAACGGAGTTACACACATTACATGTTCCGCATACAGTGCATACAACATCCTCCAATTCGGCAAAAGAATTCTATAACCTGATTATGGGAAACAAATTAATAAGGCAGGTGGCTATCATTTCTTTTTTCACCCTTTGCTGCTTTCTCATAGTCAATTTTGTTTTCTATGGATATGTTAAAAAGCGATTTGAAACTGACAGCTCGCTTGCTGAATTTATTGCGTGGTTTCTTGCAGCAAGCACCGCAATCACACTTATTATCAAGGTTCTTTTCAGTAACCGTATTGTTAACCAGTATGGAATCATTCGTTCTCTCCTGATCACCCCTGTTATAGTTGCAATTATAGCAGTTATTTCTTTCTTTGGAAATGACAATGTTCTTTTTTATCTGTTTGGTACCATGGCAATCATAATCGAGGTTTTGCGCTCTGCCATACAGTCTCCTGTACTGCTGGCCACCCTCCAGCCGCTTTCACTTCACCAGCGACTGCAGGGTCACACGATTATGAAAGGGATTATGGATCCGGTCGCCTTTTTTATTATTGGAGTGTTGCTTTATGTACTTTATCATTTCGATAACAATCTCAATTTTCGTATCCTCAGCGCGATAATACTTGTAATGATTTCGCTATGGATAATCTGGATTTTTAGTGCTGATAAAAACTATATCCTCACACTAAGCGCTGCTATCCGTAACCGTTCCGTAAATGAGCGTGACATCCAGCTTAGCGATGCAGAATCTTTTGAAGTATTGCGAGAAAAGGTTGCTGGTAATGATGAAAGTGATGCGGCCTTTGTTTTAAGGTTAATTAAGAATCAGCATCTCGCAAACAAAAGTGATTTAATTGTTATCGGATTGAAGCATTCCAGTCCGATAGTAAAACATGAGGCGATAAACGCTATAGCAGAAATTTCAAAACAGGAAGCAAACAATCATCTTCATTATCTCTTTAGGGAAGATGCGGATCCCGGTATTAAGGCCGCTGCCGTTAGAATGCTTTCGCACATAGAATCTATTATTGATTTTAGCCCGTATCTTCATCATGAAGATCCCCAAATTATCTGTGCGGCCATAAGCGGAATTATCAATGGAAGATTTCCATTGCAACTTGATGAGGCTGAAAAAAAACTCCGTCGGCTTGCTTCTTCTCTAAATCCAATAAACAGGAAATGTGCAGCAGAAATTCTTGGTGAAATAAATAATAAAACGCTGCAACCTTTAATACTGAATCTTCTCAATGATCCAAATGATGAGGTGGTTCGAACTGCTTTGCAGTCTGCACGCAGGATGAAAAGTCCTGAGATTGCAGAAACTATTCTTAAAAGTTTCGCAGGAAAAAATAAAACCCTTGTTTTTAAAATGCTTGAAGCATGCGGAATCGCTGCGGTTCCTGTTATCGCAAATTTTATTCTTAACAATCCGAGGAATGAATCTGCAGGTAAGCTTATTAATATCATTGGTATGAACGGCGGGTCTGAATCGCATCGTATACTTGATCTTATGATCGATCAGTTACCATTGTGTCAAAGCCAGATATTACATGCACTGCATCTTTCCAGATTTCATGTCAACCATGCGCTGCAGAATAAGTATGAAAACATTGCACGGAATTATCTTGAAGCTGCAGTACAATTACCCTTTAAAATATTATTTCTGAAGCAGCAAAGCGAAAGTGAATTACTGATAAACGCGTTGCACCTTGAACTGGCTTCACTTCGTGATCAACTGCTATCGGTATTTACATTGCTTTACGATGGTGACAAAATCCAGAGGGCAAAAACAGGACTTAAGGTAAACACTCGTGAAAGTATTGCGAATGCATTGGAGCTTATTGATCAGATAACGGTTAAGGAGTTTTCTCATCCCTTTATTTGCCTTTACGAGCAGAAAGATATAGGGCTTATATGTGCAGAACTGAAAAAAAGCTTCCGGGAACCTTATCTCTCCGTATCGCTTATTTATGACGATATATTACGCGATAAGTCTCATGATTATGCCTCATGGACCAAAGCCTGTGTAATATATTCTATGGTAAAAAAGAAAGCACCGGTAGATGTTTATCTATTGGAACCATTAAGGTTTTCTGTGAATGCATTACTCAGGGAAATAGCCAACTTTGCTTTGGATGCAAGAGCAATGTCATAA
- a CDS encoding SDR family oxidoreductase — MAYNLLKGKKGLIFGALDEQSIAWKVAMHCFEEGASITLSNAPIAMRMGKITELAKATNAEVIAADATSTDDLQKLFQKTIEIHGGPIDFVLHSIGMSPNVRKNKPYTDLNYEFLAKTLDISASSFHKIIQTAYQLDAICDWGSIVALTYMAAQRVFPNYNDMADAKALLESVSRSWGYHYGIKKKVRINTISQSPTYTTAGSGVAGFDIFFNYAEAMSPLGNATAEECANYCVFMFSDLSKKITMQNLFHDGGYSNTGVSEKILEMFRNMEEK, encoded by the coding sequence ATGGCATATAACTTACTGAAAGGGAAAAAAGGATTAATCTTCGGCGCTTTAGATGAACAGTCAATTGCCTGGAAGGTAGCAATGCACTGTTTTGAGGAAGGTGCATCCATAACGCTTTCGAATGCTCCCATTGCTATGCGCATGGGGAAGATTACAGAGCTTGCAAAGGCGACGAATGCTGAAGTGATTGCTGCCGATGCAACGAGCACTGACGACCTTCAAAAACTTTTTCAGAAAACGATCGAAATTCATGGAGGACCAATAGATTTTGTTTTGCACTCCATCGGAATGTCGCCCAATGTGCGAAAGAACAAACCGTACACTGATTTGAATTATGAGTTTCTTGCAAAAACTCTGGATATTTCCGCCTCCTCTTTTCATAAAATAATTCAGACTGCTTACCAGCTTGATGCAATTTGTGATTGGGGATCTATAGTTGCTCTTACATATATGGCTGCACAGCGCGTATTTCCTAATTATAATGACATGGCAGATGCAAAAGCGTTGCTCGAATCTGTTTCCCGAAGCTGGGGATATCACTATGGCATAAAGAAAAAAGTTAGAATCAATACTATTTCCCAGTCCCCCACATATACTACTGCAGGCTCAGGTGTAGCCGGTTTTGATATTTTTTTTAATTATGCTGAAGCAATGTCTCCTCTCGGTAATGCCACTGCAGAAGAGTGCGCTAACTATTGTGTGTTCATGTTTTCAGATCTTTCCAAAAAGATAACCATGCAAAATCTTTTTCATGATGGGGGTTACTCCAATACGGGAGTAAGTGAAAAGATTCTGGAGATGTTCAGGAATATGGAAGAGAAATAG
- the recN gene encoding DNA repair protein RecN, whose protein sequence is MLLKLLIQNYAIIERLELFFSEELSVITGETGAGKSIVMEALSLVLGERADQSVLFDREKKCVVEGYFDASRLNLSGFFKQYDLDEDARLIFRREVSASGKSRAFINDTPVNLSVMKELGDQLVDMHSQHQSQELNSSLFPLLLLDSLSKQGDAVKNFTRLFQDYQAHLRRWKELDEQNIRENKELDYLNFQLKEFSSVSLKVDDQVLLEEEQKQLEHAEEIKQQFSSASQLLADREISIIKQLKDVSSLLNSIKKYSAQADQLLDRLDSCRIELDDIASELDERQMELQMDPVRLKEIQQRLDSIYRLEKKHHVNSVSDLLEIANNLRTKIESIHLQTEELKSLELKITSEKKHLIEVSQKISAARLKEVTRVEQTVNSMLKEVGMPHAQIKINHRMLSENQMTSLGLDHFQFLFASNKGSEFHEIRKIASGGELSRLMLCFKSLIAASTSLPTLIFDEIDSGISGETAMKVSRILKQLSSKHQVICITHLPQLAAKGNMHYFIYKELLEGRTYTRVKELNAQEKVKAIAQMISGEKVTAAALESAKELLN, encoded by the coding sequence ATGCTCTTGAAACTCCTCATTCAAAATTACGCGATCATCGAACGTTTGGAGCTATTTTTTTCAGAAGAGTTATCCGTAATTACCGGGGAAACGGGTGCAGGCAAATCAATTGTTATGGAGGCTTTGTCACTTGTACTTGGAGAACGGGCAGATCAGAGTGTACTTTTTGACCGTGAAAAAAAATGTGTGGTAGAAGGTTATTTTGATGCAAGCCGCTTAAATTTAAGTGGCTTCTTTAAGCAATATGATTTGGATGAAGATGCACGGCTTATTTTCAGGCGGGAAGTTTCTGCTTCCGGAAAATCACGTGCTTTTATTAACGATACTCCGGTAAACCTTTCTGTCATGAAAGAACTGGGCGACCAGCTGGTTGATATGCACAGCCAACATCAATCCCAGGAATTGAATTCTTCACTTTTCCCATTACTATTACTTGATTCATTGTCAAAACAGGGAGATGCTGTAAAAAATTTTACACGTCTGTTCCAGGATTACCAGGCTCATTTAAGAAGGTGGAAAGAGCTTGATGAGCAAAACATCCGTGAAAATAAAGAACTGGACTATTTAAATTTCCAGCTTAAAGAATTTTCATCAGTATCTCTGAAAGTAGACGATCAGGTTCTTCTCGAAGAAGAACAAAAGCAATTGGAACATGCTGAAGAGATCAAACAGCAGTTTTCATCTGCCAGTCAATTGCTTGCAGACAGAGAGATCTCTATAATAAAACAATTAAAAGATGTTTCAAGCCTTCTGAATAGTATAAAAAAATATTCCGCACAGGCAGACCAGTTACTTGACCGGCTGGACAGCTGCCGGATTGAGCTCGATGATATTGCTTCCGAACTCGATGAAAGGCAGATGGAATTGCAAATGGATCCGGTACGACTTAAGGAAATACAGCAGCGGCTTGATTCGATTTACAGGCTCGAGAAAAAACATCATGTAAATTCGGTTTCAGATCTTTTAGAAATTGCAAACAACTTAAGAACTAAGATTGAATCGATACACCTGCAGACTGAAGAACTAAAAAGCCTGGAATTAAAAATAACATCAGAAAAAAAGCATTTAATTGAAGTATCGCAAAAAATTTCCGCTGCCCGTCTGAAAGAAGTTACACGGGTAGAACAGACTGTGAACAGTATGCTGAAAGAAGTAGGTATGCCTCACGCACAAATTAAAATTAATCACAGGATGCTCAGTGAAAATCAGATGACTTCTCTTGGGCTCGATCATTTTCAATTCCTGTTTGCATCAAATAAAGGCAGCGAATTTCACGAGATCCGAAAAATTGCGTCAGGTGGTGAATTATCACGTTTAATGCTTTGTTTTAAATCGCTTATTGCAGCTTCTACCTCCTTACCCACTCTTATTTTTGATGAAATTGATTCAGGTATTTCAGGAGAAACGGCAATGAAGGTTTCAAGAATCCTTAAACAACTCAGCTCAAAACACCAGGTAATATGTATTACGCACCTCCCCCAACTTGCTGCAAAGGGAAATATGCATTATTTTATATATAAAGAGCTTTTGGAAGGACGAACCTATACCCGTGTTAAAGAACTCAACGCCCAGGAAAAGGTAAAAGCTATTGCACAAATGATAAGCGGTGAAAAAGTTACCGCAGCCGCCCTGGAAAGCGCAAAAGAATTGCTTAATTAA